The following proteins are encoded in a genomic region of Methanobrevibacter sp.:
- a CDS encoding C-GCAxxG-C-C family protein codes for MDKELVKKDIETLRENKNCAQSTLIGLCRNGECDISEEELAILASGFGGGIGGTFSEGTCGALTGAVMALGLLEKDGPTISSHAKELFEKFEKEYTSVTCGVISKNGEDKSPCVECCVYAGEIVADLLK; via the coding sequence ATGGATAAAGAATTAGTAAAAAAAGATATTGAAACTTTAAGAGAAAACAAAAACTGTGCACAATCAACTTTGATTGGACTCTGTAGAAATGGAGAATGCGACATTAGTGAAGAAGAATTGGCTATTTTGGCAAGTGGTTTTGGTGGTGGAATCGGAGGAACCTTCTCTGAAGGAACTTGCGGTGCACTTACCGGTGCAGTAATGGCTTTGGGTTTACTTGAAAAAGATGGACCTACCATAAGTAGCCATGCTAAAGAGCTTTTTGAAAAATTTGAAAAAGAGTATACTTCTGTTACCTGCGGAGTAATTTCAAAAAATGGTGAAGACAAATCTCCTTGTGTTGAATGTTGCGTATACGCAGGAGAAATAGTTGCAGATTTATTAAAATAA